Within Synechococcales cyanobacterium CNB, the genomic segment GCCATGAAGGACCGCGGTCTCGAGGAAGTGCTCTACATGATGGAAAAGGTGTCCGCCAAGGGCCAGCACCACCCCGCCATCATGCGTTCGATGCAGATCGACGACCCGCTCTCGTGCACGATCAAGCCCAACGGCGATGTCGAGTGGTACAACACCGAGGAGGGCGACTTCCTCGTGAACCCGAAGGGCCGCATCCTGACCTTCGATGCCGGCCAGGCCGTCCGCTTCAAGTTCGCCAAGGGGCAGGCCGCGACGATCGAGGAGCTCGGGAAGCAGCTCGGGTACGCGGAACTCGAATGGGTGGGCGAGACGGTGCCCGGCGTGCCGTTCCCGGTCTCCAAGGCCGAGAAGCACCAGCGCGAGTGGCGCCGGAGCATGAGCGAGGCGGAGACCAACCTCCAGTCGAACTTCGCCAAGTACCAGATCTCGATCGCCAACGCCCGTTCCGCGCAGGACGACCGCGAGCGGGGCGCGTTCGTCGGCAAGGCAGCACGCGAACTGGCCATCATGGAGGCCGCGTTCAAGAAGCACCCGATTCTCGGCCTGTTCACCGGCATCGACGAGCAGTGGTTCGAGGACCAGAAGGAACTGTTGCGCCAGTTGCGACGCCGCTGACACAACCGACTCTCGGAACCAGACGAGGGGGAGGCCCCGGACGCGCGTCCGGGGCCTTTCTTGTGCGCGCCGCTATCATCCCGCCCCGCACGACCGACATGGAGGCAGACGCCGATGCAGACCGCTGTTCGCACCGATTTCGTTCCCGCCGACCTGGACGCGACGCGCTGGGAGAACGTGGAGCCGTACTTTCGAGCGTTGCTGGAGCGTCGGGTGGAGTCGGCGTCGGACCTGGAGCGGTGGCTGATCGACCGTGGTGAGCTCGAGGCGGCGTGCCGCGAGGCCGAGGCGAACCTCTACGTCACCATGACGTGCGACACCGAGAACCGCGAAGCCTCCGAGGCGTTCACGCGGTACATCGAGACCGTGCCGCCGAGGTTGAAGCCCGCGGCGTTCGAGCTCGACAAGCGGCAGGTCGAACTGCACTCGCGTTTCCCGCTGCCGACGGAGCGCTACGCGGTGATCGAGCGCGACGTGCGGGCGGAGGTGGAACTCTTCCGCGAGCAGAACGTGCCGATCCAGACGGAACTCGAGAAACTGAGCCAGCGTTACCAGCAGATCACCGGGGCGATGACCGTGGTGTTCGATGGCGAGGAGCGCACGCTGCCGCAGATGGGCCGGTACCAGGAGTCCACGGACCGCTCGGTGCGCGAGGCGGCATGGCGGGCCGTCGCCGAGCGGCGCCTGCGCGACCGCGACGCGATCGACGAGACCTACGACTCGATGATCGCCCTGCGCGACCGCATGGCGAAGAACGCCGGCTGCCCGACGTTCGTCGAGTACGCCTTCCGCTCGATGCGTCGCTTCGACTACACCCCGGAGGACTGCTTCGCGTTCCACCGGGCGTGCGAGGCGATCGTGGTGCCCTTTGCTCGCAGGCTGAACAAGGAGCGCCGCGCGTCGCTGGGCGTGGACCGCCTGCGTCCGTGGGATCTGGCGGTGGACGTGAAGGGGCGCGCGCCGCTGCGCCCGTTCGAGGGCGGGCGCGACCTGATGGCCAAGTCGGTGCGCACGTTCGAGCGGCTGGACCCGCGGCTGGCCGCCATGCTCGCCGAACTCGGCGACGGCTCGAACACGCGCGGCGCAGCCGGGGGCGCGTGCCTGGACCTCGACAGCCGGCGCGGCAAGGCGCCGGGCGGGTACCAGTACATGCGCGACCGCTCGCGCGTGCCGTTCATCTTCATGAACGCAGCGGGCCTGCACCGCGACGTCGAAACGATGGTGCACGAGGCCGGGCACGCCTTCCACTCGATGCTGACGCGACAGGAGCCGCTGCTGCACTACCGGCACTCGCCCATCGAGTTCGCCGAGGTGGCGAGCATGTCGATGGAACTGCTGACGATGCCCTACTGGGGGGGCGAGGCCCGCGCGTTCTACCCCGACGACGAGGACGCCGCCCGGGCGCGCCGGCAGCAGCTCGAAGGCTCCGTAGTGCTGCTGCCCTGGATCGCCACGATCGACGCCTTTCAGCACTGGGTCTACCGCCATCCGACCCACAGCCGCGAGCAGCGCCTCGCCCACTGGCTCGAACTCGACGATCGCTTCGGCCCGGCTGTCTCCTGGGACGGGCTTGAGGACGCGCAGCGCTGGACGTGGCAGCGGCAGCCGCACCTCTTCGGGCACGCGTTCTACTACATCGAGTACGGCATCGCGCAGCTCGGCGCACTGCAGTTGTGGCTCACGTCCGTGGAACAGGGCGAGCGGGCCGCCATCGACGCCTACACCCGCGCCCTGAGCCTCGGCGGCTCGCGCCCGCTCCCGGAACTCTTCCGCGCCGCGGGGCTGCGGTTCGACTTCGGCCCCGAGACGGTCAAGCGCATCGTCGAGCGCGTCGAGGCGGAACTCGAGAAACTCCCCGAATAGCGCCGCCCGGCGCGCAATTGCAATACGTTCGGGTGAGTCCCGTTCCGCGCTGTCGCTCCGCCTTCGGGCCGGGAGCGTCCCGGTCGCAACGCACACCTACGCAGCCAACAGGAGCCGGATCATGGCGCGTCTGATCGTTCGTTCTCGTT encodes:
- a CDS encoding M3 family oligoendopeptidase; translation: MQTAVRTDFVPADLDATRWENVEPYFRALLERRVESASDLERWLIDRGELEAACREAEANLYVTMTCDTENREASEAFTRYIETVPPRLKPAAFELDKRQVELHSRFPLPTERYAVIERDVRAEVELFREQNVPIQTELEKLSQRYQQITGAMTVVFDGEERTLPQMGRYQESTDRSVREAAWRAVAERRLRDRDAIDETYDSMIALRDRMAKNAGCPTFVEYAFRSMRRFDYTPEDCFAFHRACEAIVVPFARRLNKERRASLGVDRLRPWDLAVDVKGRAPLRPFEGGRDLMAKSVRTFERLDPRLAAMLAELGDGSNTRGAAGGACLDLDSRRGKAPGGYQYMRDRSRVPFIFMNAAGLHRDVETMVHEAGHAFHSMLTRQEPLLHYRHSPIEFAEVASMSMELLTMPYWGGEARAFYPDDEDAARARRQQLEGSVVLLPWIATIDAFQHWVYRHPTHSREQRLAHWLELDDRFGPAVSWDGLEDAQRWTWQRQPHLFGHAFYYIEYGIAQLGALQLWLTSVEQGERAAIDAYTRALSLGGSRPLPELFRAAGLRFDFGPETVKRIVERVEAELEKLPE